One window of Candidatus Dadabacteria bacterium genomic DNA carries:
- a CDS encoding putative Ig domain-containing protein gives MFSVLLSIPVLAGFTGEAQAQVSPATVTPNFVCQGETKDLAISGTAPFSIVNYSVGSNSAGTRGTDWKALNSDGTERTQNNIIRLTGLSGTYSTTLRVQNISADGTITLTAFNASTITIYFRSSTHADCAATDGVTVSETTLALTELGTSSTIKKTYTMKLDTDPGADVTITVSNGDATAVEVDTDSGMAGNQNTLTFTHGNAGNWGTTQTVTVRALNDGDAANETVTLTHAATVTNTSNPYHGIAISDVTVTTADAGHGVIVSEVSLSVAENDDTGTYMLRLKSQPGGTVTITATSSMTSKATVNGPFSFNNSNWDTDKTVTVTGKDDGSSTISHRVTGPTANYPTSTTIPSVSVTVTAVNNVPTVANAIPDQTATVGTMFSYQFPTSTFNDADNDSLTYSALKSDGSALPTWLTFAPNNRTFSGTPQSTETVSVKVTADDSNGGSVSDTFDIVVSAAPTLPVITIAPKSNAAITEGGNAVFTVTADTAPSSNLAVKLTVEDAPNSDFVSSANEGTGKTVTITSGSTTADFTVATVGDSADEPNGPVKVTVTNGTDYTVGSPSSASITVNDNDATSVTLTGNTDAVNEGATKTFTVAIGRGLYNGEKLAIPLSFAGQATRGTSGDYTLACASTTGVTCASMNSGTATVTFTGPNTGQSATSVTITLTARSDGTTESGGETVDIGLGSVTATGTTATTTDSFGQFTINDPPAAPVVQFAAASSNPAESAGTSNVMVNLNPAAPVGGLTLTYNVTGTATAGSGNDFTIQSSGTLSVSVGDTTAMIPVVINDDSVDDDDETVVLTLTPGTGYTLGSTTVHTLTIADNDDPPATPTLSVSISPTSANEGNSGSAYATVTITLSESRSQTTEFKACLGASSTATRGATADYQLVNFGNDDPLSLTNGCHDYTISATKTQSQVRLLIRGDTDVESNETIVVELRDPPQGVLISSTDGSATYTILNDDTGTTPPTTPVVQFASNSSSFNESAGTSNIRVNLNPAAPSGGLTLSYTVTGSATAGSDYTIQSSGSVSVPANAASVNIPVVIIDDNMDENNETVILTLTDNADYDLGSTTIHTLTIIDNDDTPTTPSSGGGGGGSSPSSAPVPVINISGGEGVDEGETLVFTIRTETSVTQDTQVKITVEQTGEYTETGERTVTIKAGDKEAVYEAATTDDSIDEQDGEVTVTVLSGTGYEVGEASSVSLEVRDNDQAGVKVSEVSVKAHVGGSVSYGVALTSEPISEVRIKPVPNNSNVVKASEVLVFTEKNWNEEQRVTLTGYEHGSTKIEHEVTSEDSMYAALEPMPEVEVDVEDTEMIRGAGQWLGRFGRTVAERVVEAVSTRMEGGREGGVEIAGGYPVKKRSEGIWEEQEQRSTEVEDVLLGSLFEVGRRDSAVFWANAQRSSFSGNNASFTGDGEITMGMGGVDWEGESFLLGIMIIRANGDGEYGSNEVESYLTAAVPYAGGRITDNLSVWGAAGAGVGEMRVKTEGSSRWSTDIGWKMASGGIRGDIVKRERLGLALVSDVLWARSESEDLIDDVSVSRIRAGVEGTWKARLGENALFIPRVEAGMRRDGGDAERGFGAELGGGVKLTHTDIGLTLDIGGRGVVSHEDGGFESRGISASLEWEKEMGGNGPSLALRQQWGEPESGGIESLFYDGGFEETEISSYASRLSAEAEYGFTGEGMRQSPYVDYGQWEEGRDYALGWRVSTLSEDVSVDVNATRRESEQTDTEHGVGVRLDVRW, from the coding sequence TTGTTTTCGGTCCTGCTCTCAATACCCGTTCTCGCCGGTTTCACGGGTGAGGCCCAGGCCCAGGTTTCGCCGGCAACCGTCACCCCCAACTTCGTCTGCCAGGGCGAGACAAAGGATCTGGCTATCAGTGGGACGGCCCCATTTTCAATTGTTAATTACAGTGTAGGTAGTAACTCAGCTGGTACCAGGGGAACCGATTGGAAGGCCCTGAATTCCGACGGAACTGAAAGAACCCAGAATAATATTATCAGGCTAACCGGGCTAAGCGGGACGTATAGCACAACCCTCCGAGTGCAGAATATTTCGGCAGACGGAACGATAACGCTGACAGCATTCAATGCCAGCACCATTACGATCTATTTCCGCTCTTCCACCCATGCCGATTGTGCCGCCACCGACGGCGTGACGGTTTCGGAGACTACGCTGGCCCTGACGGAACTTGGGACTTCAAGCACGATTAAGAAGACCTATACTATGAAGTTGGACACAGATCCGGGCGCCGACGTGACGATCACGGTGAGCAACGGTGACGCCACCGCGGTTGAAGTGGACACGGATTCCGGCATGGCGGGCAACCAGAACACGCTGACATTCACCCACGGCAATGCGGGCAACTGGGGCACCACGCAGACGGTCACTGTAAGGGCGCTTAACGACGGCGATGCGGCGAACGAGACGGTCACCCTCACCCACGCGGCAACGGTCACGAACACCAGCAACCCCTACCACGGGATCGCGATCAGCGACGTCACGGTTACCACCGCCGACGCCGGCCACGGCGTGATCGTGTCCGAGGTGAGTCTGTCGGTGGCGGAGAACGACGATACCGGAACCTACATGTTGAGGTTAAAGAGCCAACCCGGCGGCACGGTGACGATCACGGCGACATCAAGCATGACGTCGAAGGCCACGGTGAACGGCCCGTTCAGCTTCAATAACAGTAACTGGGACACCGACAAGACGGTGACGGTCACCGGCAAGGACGACGGTTCGTCCACGATCAGCCACCGGGTGACCGGTCCCACGGCGAACTACCCGACGAGCACGACCATCCCCTCGGTGTCGGTCACGGTGACCGCGGTTAACAACGTCCCGACGGTGGCCAATGCGATCCCGGACCAGACGGCGACGGTGGGCACGATGTTCAGCTACCAGTTCCCGACCAGTACCTTCAACGACGCGGATAACGATTCCCTTACCTACAGTGCGCTTAAATCAGACGGCAGTGCGCTTCCGACCTGGCTGACTTTCGCCCCGAACAACCGGACCTTCTCGGGCACGCCGCAGTCTACCGAAACGGTCTCTGTGAAGGTTACTGCCGATGACAGCAATGGCGGCAGTGTCAGCGACACCTTTGACATCGTGGTGTCGGCGGCGCCTACGCTCCCTGTCATCACCATTGCGCCGAAGTCAAACGCGGCGATAACGGAGGGCGGCAACGCGGTGTTTACAGTGACGGCGGACACGGCGCCGTCCTCAAACCTCGCGGTGAAGCTGACGGTGGAGGACGCGCCGAACTCGGATTTCGTGTCCTCGGCCAACGAGGGCACCGGCAAGACCGTCACCATCACCTCTGGGAGCACAACGGCGGACTTCACTGTGGCGACGGTGGGCGACTCGGCGGACGAGCCGAACGGTCCGGTGAAGGTGACGGTGACCAACGGCACCGACTACACCGTGGGCAGCCCGTCCTCAGCCTCTATCACGGTAAACGATAACGACGCGACCTCGGTTACCCTGACGGGCAACACGGACGCGGTGAACGAGGGGGCGACCAAGACCTTCACGGTCGCCATCGGTCGCGGCCTCTACAACGGCGAGAAGCTGGCGATCCCGCTGAGCTTCGCGGGCCAGGCGACGCGGGGCACAAGCGGCGACTACACGCTTGCCTGCGCGAGCACAACAGGCGTCACCTGCGCCAGCATGAACAGTGGCACGGCAACGGTGACCTTCACCGGGCCGAACACAGGCCAGTCCGCGACCAGCGTCACCATAACGCTTACGGCGCGCTCGGACGGTACGACGGAGAGCGGCGGCGAGACGGTTGATATCGGTCTCGGCTCGGTGACCGCAACCGGCACCACGGCGACGACTACGGACAGCTTCGGGCAGTTCACCATCAACGACCCGCCTGCTGCCCCGGTGGTGCAGTTCGCCGCCGCATCCTCGAACCCGGCGGAGAGTGCGGGGACGTCCAATGTGATGGTGAACCTCAACCCGGCTGCCCCAGTGGGCGGGCTGACGCTGACCTACAATGTCACCGGCACTGCGACAGCGGGCAGCGGAAATGACTTCACCATCCAGAGCTCGGGCACGCTGTCGGTCTCTGTTGGAGATACCACGGCAATGATTCCGGTAGTAATTAATGACGACAGTGTGGACGATGATGACGAGACGGTGGTGCTGACGCTCACCCCCGGCACGGGGTATACGCTGGGCTCTACGACTGTACACACGCTGACCATAGCTGACAATGACGACCCGCCTGCTACCCCGACCCTCTCGGTCAGTATCTCCCCCACCTCCGCGAACGAAGGTAACTCGGGCAGCGCTTACGCCACGGTGACCATCACCCTGAGCGAGTCGCGCAGCCAGACCACGGAGTTCAAGGCATGTCTTGGGGCGAGCAGCACGGCTACCCGCGGCGCTACGGCGGACTACCAGTTAGTGAACTTCGGTAACGACGACCCACTTTCGCTGACAAACGGGTGTCACGACTACACCATCAGTGCCACTAAGACGCAAAGCCAGGTGAGGCTGCTGATCCGGGGCGACACCGACGTTGAGTCGAACGAGACCATAGTGGTCGAACTCCGGGATCCGCCGCAAGGGGTGCTCATCTCCTCTACGGACGGCTCGGCGACCTACACGATTCTCAACGACGATACCGGCACGACGCCACCCACGACACCGGTTGTGCAGTTTGCCTCAAACTCATCGAGTTTCAATGAGAGTGCCGGCACGTCCAATATAAGGGTGAATCTAAATCCGGCGGCGCCTTCAGGCGGACTCACGCTTAGTTACACTGTTACCGGCAGCGCGACAGCGGGCAGCGATTATACCATCCAGAGCTCGGGCTCGGTATCGGTCCCCGCCAACGCGGCCAGCGTGAACATCCCGGTGGTCATCATCGACGACAACATGGACGAGAATAACGAGACGGTAATCCTGACGCTCACAGACAACGCCGACTACGACCTTGGCAGCACAACCATCCACACGCTGACCATCATTGACAATGACGATACACCAACAACTCCCTCTTCGGGTGGAGGAGGTGGCGGTTCTTCTCCCTCCTCAGCGCCAGTACCGGTAATAAACATAAGCGGAGGGGAAGGTGTAGATGAAGGAGAGACCCTTGTATTCACCATAAGAACTGAAACATCCGTAACCCAAGATACACAGGTAAAAATAACAGTAGAGCAGACAGGAGAGTACACGGAAACAGGAGAGAGAACGGTAACGATAAAGGCAGGGGATAAAGAAGCAGTCTATGAAGCAGCAACAACAGACGACAGCATAGATGAACAGGACGGAGAAGTAACGGTAACAGTACTCTCAGGCACAGGGTATGAAGTGGGTGAGGCAAGCAGCGTATCTTTAGAAGTAAGAGATAACGACCAAGCGGGTGTAAAGGTATCTGAAGTATCGGTAAAGGCCCACGTGGGAGGCAGCGTGAGTTACGGTGTTGCGCTTACCTCAGAGCCAATCTCTGAAGTAAGAATCAAACCAGTTCCAAACAACAGTAATGTAGTGAAAGCAAGTGAAGTACTGGTTTTCACAGAGAAGAACTGGAATGAAGAACAAAGAGTAACTCTGACAGGGTATGAGCATGGCAGTACAAAAATAGAGCATGAAGTAACCTCAGAAGACAGTATGTACGCAGCTCTTGAGCCTATGCCCGAAGTAGAGGTTGATGTGGAAGACACAGAGATGATAAGGGGAGCGGGACAGTGGCTTGGCAGGTTCGGCAGAACAGTTGCGGAGAGAGTGGTTGAAGCGGTGAGCACAAGGATGGAAGGCGGAAGAGAAGGAGGAGTAGAGATAGCGGGAGGGTATCCCGTTAAGAAAAGATCTGAAGGTATATGGGAAGAACAGGAGCAAAGAAGCACAGAAGTAGAAGATGTACTGCTTGGAAGTTTGTTTGAAGTTGGAAGAAGAGACTCTGCAGTGTTCTGGGCAAATGCACAAAGAAGCAGTTTTTCAGGAAACAACGCAAGTTTCACAGGAGATGGAGAGATAACAATGGGAATGGGAGGAGTTGACTGGGAGGGGGAGAGTTTCCTTTTGGGGATAATGATAATAAGAGCCAATGGAGATGGGGAGTACGGAAGCAATGAAGTGGAGAGCTATCTTACCGCAGCGGTTCCTTACGCCGGGGGCAGGATAACGGATAATCTCTCAGTGTGGGGAGCAGCGGGAGCGGGAGTGGGGGAGATGAGAGTGAAGACGGAAGGAAGTAGCAGATGGAGTACGGACATAGGGTGGAAGATGGCATCCGGGGGGATAAGGGGAGATATAGTAAAAAGAGAAAGACTCGGGCTTGCGCTTGTGTCTGATGTGCTCTGGGCAAGGAGTGAATCAGAAGATCTTATAGACGATGTAAGCGTAAGCAGGATAAGGGCGGGAGTGGAAGGTACGTGGAAAGCAAGACTGGGAGAGAATGCGTTATTCATACCAAGAGTGGAAGCAGGGATGAGAAGGGACGGGGGAGACGCAGAGAGAGGATTCGGAGCAGAGCTTGGCGGAGGAGTTAAGTTAACTCACACGGATATAGGATTAACGCTTGATATAGGTGGCAGGGGAGTTGTATCACATGAGGACGGAGGGTTCGAGAGCAGAGGAATATCAGCTTCACTTGAGTGGGAGAAGGAGATGGGAGGCAATGGACCATCTTTGGCACTGAGACAGCAGTGGGGAGAGCCTGAATCAGGAGGGATAGAGTCACTTTTTTATGACGGAGGATTTGAGGAAACCGAGATATCATCGTATGCAAGCAGATTAAGCGCGGAAGCGGAGTATGGATTTACGGGTGAAGGCATGAGGCAGTCTCCGTATGTGGATTACGGGCAGTGGGAAGAGGGAAGGGACTATGCATTGGGGTGGAGGGTATCTACGTTAAGCGAGGATGTGTCGGTTGACGTAAACGCGACCAGAAGGGAAAGCGAACAGACAGATACTGAGCATGGAGTCGGAGTAAGGCTTGATGTGCGGTGGTAG
- the gltX gene encoding glutamate--tRNA ligase translates to MKIVTRFAPSPTGALHVGAARTAIFNWLFSASLGGDFLLRIEDTDRARSEEKFERQIIESLKWLGLEWHGEIIRQSERLADYARLAERLIDEDKAYRCYVTAEELGRRREEARDKGEVFRYRKEWSHIGAAPGKPYVVRFSVTPGEKISVDDLVRGGIVFDSSEIEDFVILKADGFPTYNFAAAVDDAQMDISHVIRGDDHIINAPRQILIAEALGFSKPKLAHVPMILGEDGKKLSKRHGAESVTEYRLRGYLPEAVLNYLVRLGWSFGDQEIFAKQELVEKFSLKGIGKSPSVFDPKKFLWLNGKYLRDLPEESISEKIVPLITQKGFPRPSSERLCKIVAQMRERAETLNAIVDQSLYFFTDDFEYDEKAAEKFLVERNSEIFGLLAEEFSRVEDFSHDNIHGGFERVMQRTGLGLGKIAQPARVALTGSTKSPGIFDVVEILGKDTVAQRLERAIDFINSRSA, encoded by the coding sequence ATGAAAATCGTGACAAGATTTGCCCCCAGTCCCACGGGCGCTCTTCATGTTGGAGCAGCGCGCACAGCCATTTTCAACTGGCTTTTCTCCGCGAGTCTCGGAGGAGATTTCCTGCTCAGAATCGAGGATACCGACCGGGCACGCTCAGAGGAGAAATTCGAGCGGCAGATCATTGAATCGCTTAAGTGGCTCGGCCTTGAGTGGCATGGGGAAATCATCCGGCAGTCAGAGCGCCTTGCCGATTACGCCCGGCTTGCCGAGCGGCTCATTGACGAGGACAAGGCGTACAGGTGCTACGTTACTGCCGAAGAGCTCGGGAGGAGAAGGGAAGAAGCCCGGGATAAAGGAGAGGTTTTCAGGTACAGAAAAGAGTGGTCGCATATCGGTGCGGCTCCCGGGAAACCTTACGTGGTAAGGTTTTCCGTAACTCCGGGAGAGAAGATTTCCGTTGATGACCTTGTCCGCGGCGGGATAGTTTTTGACTCTTCTGAAATAGAAGACTTCGTGATACTGAAAGCCGACGGATTTCCGACCTATAACTTCGCCGCGGCGGTTGATGACGCGCAGATGGATATATCTCACGTCATAAGAGGCGATGACCACATAATAAACGCCCCGAGACAGATACTGATAGCCGAGGCGCTCGGCTTCTCAAAGCCGAAGCTTGCCCATGTTCCTATGATACTCGGTGAGGACGGGAAAAAACTCTCAAAGCGCCATGGCGCGGAATCCGTTACGGAGTACCGACTGCGCGGATATCTCCCAGAAGCGGTGCTTAACTATCTGGTGAGGCTCGGCTGGTCTTTCGGGGATCAGGAGATATTCGCAAAACAGGAGCTTGTTGAAAAATTCAGCCTGAAAGGCATCGGAAAATCTCCCTCGGTGTTTGACCCCAAGAAATTTCTCTGGCTAAACGGAAAGTACTTAAGAGATCTCCCCGAAGAGAGCATATCGGAGAAAATAGTTCCTCTCATCACCCAAAAGGGTTTCCCCCGGCCGTCTTCAGAGCGACTTTGTAAAATAGTCGCGCAGATGCGGGAGCGCGCAGAGACTCTTAACGCAATAGTGGATCAGTCCCTTTACTTTTTCACCGATGATTTCGAGTACGACGAAAAGGCGGCGGAGAAGTTTCTGGTGGAGAGAAACAGTGAGATTTTCGGGCTCCTAGCGGAGGAGTTCTCCAGGGTGGAGGATTTTTCCCATGATAATATTCACGGGGGTTTCGAGCGCGTGATGCAGCGAACGGGCCTCGGGCTCGGGAAAATAGCTCAGCCTGCAAGGGTTGCGCTTACCGGCTCTACCAAGAGTCCCGGGATCTTTGATGTTGTAGAGATACTGGGCAAAGACACCGTAGCGCAGCGCCTGGAGAGGGCGATTGACTTTATAAACTCCCGCAGCGCCTGA
- the coaE gene encoding dephospho-CoA kinase (Dephospho-CoA kinase (CoaE) performs the final step in coenzyme A biosynthesis.) encodes MKIYGLTGNIGSGKSTVAGMLREFGAFTVDADEVAREIVRPGEPALSEIVDCFGREVLCADGTLDRAALAEIVFVDEGERKRLNDITHPRILERIKEKIYARDGEPIVFVEASLIDRGSGGLDELIDGLVVVTCPEELRERRVASRDGMSPEEIRSRVASQMPEEEKAAQADFLIKNSSDTQSLRVRVHALFEALCAAEP; translated from the coding sequence ATGAAAATATACGGGCTTACAGGAAATATAGGTTCGGGCAAATCGACTGTGGCGGGAATGTTGCGCGAGTTCGGGGCGTTCACAGTGGATGCCGACGAGGTGGCGAGGGAAATCGTGCGGCCCGGGGAGCCTGCGCTTTCGGAAATCGTTGACTGTTTCGGCCGGGAGGTTCTCTGCGCGGACGGGACGCTTGACCGCGCGGCTCTTGCCGAAATAGTGTTTGTAGACGAGGGGGAACGAAAGCGGCTCAACGACATAACCCATCCAAGGATTCTTGAGCGGATAAAGGAGAAGATATACGCCCGAGACGGCGAACCGATCGTGTTTGTCGAGGCGTCGCTTATAGACCGCGGAAGCGGCGGTCTTGATGAATTAATCGACGGTCTTGTGGTGGTTACGTGTCCCGAGGAATTGAGGGAGCGCAGGGTGGCTTCCCGTGACGGCATGTCGCCTGAGGAAATACGCAGCCGCGTGGCCTCCCAGATGCCAGAAGAGGAAAAGGCCGCTCAGGCCGATTTTCTCATAAAAAACTCCTCCGACACGCAGAGTCTGCGCGTCCGGGTCCATGCTCTGTTCGAGGCTCTCTGCGCCGCGGAACCTTGA